In Mytilus edulis chromosome 13, xbMytEdul2.2, whole genome shotgun sequence, a single window of DNA contains:
- the LOC139500719 gene encoding uncharacterized protein has product MADRKLIIFLYCMIFLEWSEGIGKGCDDSVHFPLLDKMNAPLVANLDFSQFSSQLKIYIDDEIKKGVTTAMKVLVSNITQDKLAEFVKTMDSHLEEKLEMLEERLFNETNTITDKEKKLPQKEIGFHAELSNIIALSSTQTLNFERVITNIGNGYNNHTGMFTATDNGLYFFMASFIPHSGRAHLEMVKNSVVIARGRANGSGSMQAVVTLMIGDVVRCRHWSGSGTETVYKNFSFFSGHLIK; this is encoded by the exons ATGGCTGACAGAAAATTAATTATCTTCTTATATTGCATGATTTTCTTAGAGTGGAGCGAAGGAATTGGAAAAGGTTGTGATGATAGTGTACATTTTCCATTACTGGATAAAATGAATGCACCGTTAGTAGCTAATCTTGATTTTTCACAGTTTTCTTCCCagttaaaaatatacattgatgaCGAAATAAAGAAAGGAGTTACAACTGCAATGAAGGTTCTGGTATCAAATATAACACAGGACAAACTTGCTGAATTTGTCAAAACGATGGATAGTCATTTGGAAGAGAAACTGGAAATGTTAGAAGAGAGATTGTTCAATGAAACAAATACAATAACAG ATAAAGAGAAAAAACTACCACAAAAAGAAATTGGATTTCATGCTGAGTTGTCCAATATAATTGCTCTAAGCTCCACACAAACATTGAACTTCGAACGGGTTATTACAAACATTGGTAATGGGTATAACAATCACACTGGAATGTTCACTGCTACTGACAATGGACTGTACTTCTTCATGGCCTCATTCATACCACATTCAGGCAGAGCACACTTAGAAATGGTTAAAAACAGTGTGGTTATTGCGCGCGGGAGAGCAAATGGATCTGGATCAATGCAAGCAGTGGTAACATTAATGATTGGTGATGTTGTGAGATGTCGTCATTGGTCAGGTAGTGGTACAGAAACCGTGTATAAGAATTTCTCTTTCTTCTCTGGACATCTTATCAAATAA